The sequence CTGCTATTTTAAGTCCTGCAACATTGGCAAGCTCTATTATAGTTTGCTTAGAAATTTTCTTCCCTCTATAATCTATTAGATCTTCCATACTTCCAGTAAATATATCTGCAGGAACATATTTTTTCAAAATAATTTGCTCTTCGTTTACGAAAATTTCTAATGAATCTTTTATATTTATATCCAAATTTCTTCTTAATTCTATAGGCAGAACTACTCTTCCTAATTCATCAACTTTTCTTACAATTCCTGTATGTTTCATAAATCTCTCTCCTCAACCCATTGGTAATTTCTGGTCACATTAGATGATAACTTTTTTTTCACATATTGTCAATCCATTTTTGTAAAAAATTTGGAAATTTTAATTTATTTTGTAGATTTGTAATATATTACACAAAACAAAATACAAAAGAAGTAAATTTCAATTAGTTATTTTTAGCTGCAGTTACGCATATATTTATAGGACAAGCCGCCAAAAAATGACCTTACAATAAACACTGAAAGGAAGGATTCACTTATGCTAAATTACTTATGGAGTTTTATGTGTATATTTTCTGTAGTTATTGCAATGGCAACAAATAAAATGAATGCTGTCACAACAGAAATGCTCAATTCCAGTGTTACGGCAGTGAAAATCTGTTTTGATACCACCGGAATCTTATGCATGTGGATGGGCATCATGTATATTGCAGAAAAATCAGGCCTAGTCAATGCACTCTCAAAAAAAATGACTCCTCTATTAAACTTTTTATTTCCGGATGTTCCCAAAAATCATCCCGCAAGAAAATACATAGCAACAAACATGATCGCAAATTTTTTAGGCCTAGGATGGGCAGCAACCCCACCTGGACTTTTAGCCATGGTTGAACTTCAAAAGTTAAACAAAAATAAGTCTCGTGCCACCAACGCCATGTGTATGTTTCTTATTATAAATATTTCATCAATTCAGCTAATTCCTATAACTATGGTTTCATATAGAAACGGATATGGCTCTGCTAATTCTACAGAAATTGTAGCACCTGCAATTATTGCCACACTCGTCTCTACAATCGTTGCAATAGCCTTTGCTAAATTTATGCATACAAAGGAGAACTAATCTATGTCAATTTTAATGCATATATCAGATTACATAATTCCTAGCGTCTGTATTTTTATTATTTCATATGGTCTTTTCAAAAAAGTTGACGTATTTGAAGTTTTTATAGAAGGAGCCACAGAAGGATTAAATGTAGCTATCAAAATTTTACCCACACTAATCGCATTACTCGTTGCAGTTGGAATGCTTAGATCCTCTGGAGTACTTGATGGCATCGTAAAAATTTTATCGCCAATCATTACATCATTTACAGATTTTCCACCGGAAGTAGTGCCAATCGCCCTAATGCGAACTGTATCTTCTTCCGCTTCTACTGGATTAATTTTAGACATTTTTAAAAACTATGGTCCAGATTCATTTATGGGCAGACTGGTCTCTATAATGTTTGCTTGCACAGAAACAATTTTTTACACAATGAGCGTATACTTTATGACAATCAATATTAAAGATACCAGATATACTCTGTCCGGTTCTCTACTAGCCACACTTGCCGGCATCATTGCATCATATTTAATAACAGTCTCTTTATTTGGTATATAGTCCCTTTCTTATGAGGGACTTTTTTACAATCTCTGTTGCAATTCTCTAATGATAGAAGCAACCTCTTCGTATACATCTTCTTTGGCAATCAATTTTTTTATAGATTTGTCTCTTGTTACTATTTCTACATTGCCATTTTTTAAATTCTTCTCTCCCAAAACAATTCTCACTGGCACTCCCAGCAAATCCGCATCTGCAAATTGAACTCCCGGTGCAGCACCTCTATCATCAAAAATTACTTCAAATTTTTGACTAAGTTTTCCATATATTTCTGCCCCAATTACATTGATATCCATAGTTTTAGACTTCAAGGCACATATATGAACTTGCCATGGAGCAATACTAATTGGCCAAATTGGACCATAATCATCATGATGCGCTTCTATCGCTGATGCTATCAACCGACCTACTCCAATTCCATAGCAACCCATGATAGGAGTCTTAGATTTTCCATCCTGATCTACATATGTCATCTTCATAACATCAGTATACTTAGTTCCCAATTTAAAAATATTGCCGACTTCTATACCTCGCTTAAATGTTAATTTTCCATTGCAATTTGGACAGCATTGCCCCTCTTTAACTTCTGCAACATCCACATATTCAATCGCGGACAAATCTCTATTCATATTCAGCCCACTATAGTGATAATCTGCTTCATTACCTCCACAAATTAAATTAGTTTCATCTTTAAGCGATTTATCATAGATCACTGTAACTTTATCTGTATTCATTTTATATGGTCCAATAAAACCAAATGCCAAATCGCAATTTTCATAATCTTCATAAGGAGTAATAGCGGCCTTAACAATTTTTTGTACCTTTGCAATGTTCACCTGCAAATCTCCTCGTATAAAGATCACTAGTGGCTCACTTTTATCTTGTACATTATATACTGCAGCCTTCAAAGTATGTTCTTCAGAAACCCCAAAGTACTTTGCAATATCTGCAATAGTATTCATCTTGGGAGTGTGTATTTTCTCTATCGCCTTTTCTTCTTTCATAACTGCAGCTAATTTTCCTGTCGCAACTTCCATGTTAGACATATACCCGCAGGTATCACACACCACAATTGTGTCTTCACCTATGTCAGCAAGTAGCATAAACTCATGGGATACGTTTCCTCCCATCATTCCACTATCAGATTCCACACACACTACTTCAGGAACTCCAGTTCTTCTATAAATTTCATTATATGCTTTCAAACATTTGTCATAATACGCATCTAAATCTTCATTAGAAGTATGAAATGAATATGCGTCTTTCATTGTAAACTCACGAACACGAATAAGTCCGCCTCTTGAGCGAGCCTCATCTCTAAATTTAGTTTGAATCTGATAAATCATAAACGGATATTGAGTATAAGATTTTGCTTCGCTTCTTGCCAAATGCACTGCAGCTTCTTCATGTGTCATACCCAATACTAGGTCTTTATCAGTTCTATCTTTCATTCTTAAAAGCTCAGAACCTACACTTTCAAATCTGCCTGATTCTTGCCATAATTCTCCAGGAAGCACAACAGGAAATATTACTTCTTGACCATCAATTTTATTCATCTCTTCACGAATTATCTTTTCTATATTAACTTTAACTTTTTGAGCTGGTAATAGCATGGTGAAAAGAC is a genomic window of Candidatus Epulonipiscium viviparus containing:
- a CDS encoding AbrB/MazE/SpoVT family DNA-binding domain-containing protein, which translates into the protein MKHTGIVRKVDELGRVVLPIELRRNLDINIKDSLEIFVNEEQIILKKYVPADIFTGSMEDLIDYRGKKISKQTIIELANVAGLKIAE
- a CDS encoding nucleoside recognition domain-containing protein, whose amino-acid sequence is MLNYLWSFMCIFSVVIAMATNKMNAVTTEMLNSSVTAVKICFDTTGILCMWMGIMYIAEKSGLVNALSKKMTPLLNFLFPDVPKNHPARKYIATNMIANFLGLGWAATPPGLLAMVELQKLNKNKSRATNAMCMFLIINISSIQLIPITMVSYRNGYGSANSTEIVAPAIIATLVSTIVAIAFAKFMHTKEN
- a CDS encoding spore maturation protein, with translation MSILMHISDYIIPSVCIFIISYGLFKKVDVFEVFIEGATEGLNVAIKILPTLIALLVAVGMLRSSGVLDGIVKILSPIITSFTDFPPEVVPIALMRTVSSSASTGLILDIFKNYGPDSFMGRLVSIMFACTETIFYTMSVYFMTINIKDTRYTLSGSLLATLAGIIASYLITVSLFGI
- a CDS encoding proline--tRNA ligase, which encodes MLLSKLLGERFKEKPQEAKSISHIFLLRGGYIRQVANGLFTMLLPAQKVKVNIEKIIREEMNKIDGQEVIFPVVLPGELWQESGRFESVGSELLRMKDRTDKDLVLGMTHEEAAVHLARSEAKSYTQYPFMIYQIQTKFRDEARSRGGLIRVREFTMKDAYSFHTSNEDLDAYYDKCLKAYNEIYRRTGVPEVVCVESDSGMMGGNVSHEFMLLADIGEDTIVVCDTCGYMSNMEVATGKLAAVMKEEKAIEKIHTPKMNTIADIAKYFGVSEEHTLKAAVYNVQDKSEPLVIFIRGDLQVNIAKVQKIVKAAITPYEDYENCDLAFGFIGPYKMNTDKVTVIYDKSLKDETNLICGGNEADYHYSGLNMNRDLSAIEYVDVAEVKEGQCCPNCNGKLTFKRGIEVGNIFKLGTKYTDVMKMTYVDQDGKSKTPIMGCYGIGVGRLIASAIEAHHDDYGPIWPISIAPWQVHICALKSKTMDINVIGAEIYGKLSQKFEVIFDDRGAAPGVQFADADLLGVPVRIVLGEKNLKNGNVEIVTRDKSIKKLIAKEDVYEEVASIIRELQQRL